The Astyanax mexicanus isolate ESR-SI-001 chromosome 8, AstMex3_surface, whole genome shotgun sequence sequence ATGCAATAGAATAACTTTTTTAGTTCCCTACAAAtcttgtttgaaaaaaaagattagGATTAAGATAAGGATTATCAATAATATTGAACAGAATAATGCATAGCAACGGTTCCTCTGTTACCTTATGTTGAGCTTCTTgaaacaattttttaaatcttatactgtgtttttttgtagCTAAACAAAAAAGACAgtagtattaaataaaaaatatttgcatattcAATGGTTTAAAGCAcacataaataatattttactttCACAGGTGTCAGAGTGGCCTTGCTCACCCTGGTTCTCAAGTAAGTTTAATATCTAACTATAACTACCTTTTTATATAGATGACTGTAGAGTTTACTGTTTAGACCTGGTCAACAGAATTTGATCTGGGCTGTGACTTTTCTTCATTTCAAATTGCCAGAAAATAAGTACAGAGTACAAAGATTGGATAAAACATGGACAAACACAAATGAATACGAATATCCAACAGGTTTGCCACTAAGTTTGGTTTTCGAAAAACTCTATATGCTTTTCTCTATAGGCCTTTTGAATTCGTGTTAATTATTTCTTGTTCAATCTGAAGAGAACTGCATACATTAGAATGTGTAGAATGTGTTCTTTGGCCTTTAGCTCACAGTTTCCAATAGTCCTTGTACTGCCTTACAGAAAAAATGATCatattatacattaataatactaatactcaTAAAACACAGGAAACATTCTGTCTTTTAGTCTTTCTATTTAAGTTAGATTTTACCTGGCATGGAATAACTCAACTCCATTTTAACTGtggtttaaaaatgaataaagtaaTATATTCCACTGCCCATTTTTTAATTGTTACTTAATAtctttttctacagttttactttattttgttttattttatcattatagttATACAGCGCAGTAAAAAATATCCCTTCACATCTCATAGTTTGGAAATCCGGGCTCAGAATGCAGGGTCAGCCATGCTATAGCACCCTGGAGCAGATGTGGGTATCAAAACCACAAccatgtgattaaaaacaaccatGAACACCAGCTTCAGGTTATCTGGTTTAACAAACGGACAGTTTATTCCAATATTGTGAATGTTttgaaaagaaacaaaagaactgTCAAAGCCGCCCACATTATGTGTGCTGAAATAGTCTGTAATTGTTTGTATTGTTAAATTTCATTGTTCTTTGTCTGCACGCCCACACCCATTCTTctcaaaagacagaaaaaaacaacatgccagaaaagagaaagcagcagagatccaaaacatccaaaatgtattttaaaggcaATAGCCATGACAGCTGTAATATTTACTCCTGAGTGATGGTTGAATGTGTGCTGCTGTGGGATGCAAAATTACTTAAAGTGGTAGGCAAATGTGGTGGTTTGTGGTAAACACTAGTCATTGATAGACAAGAAAACTGTTAGCTCGTCATGTTGATGGCTCAGATAGAACTTATTTAGCAGATTTAGACATTTTGATTAAATTTACTGCAAGAAATAAATACCTGATTATATTTAATCAATTCAGATTTGAAGAATAGAACATAAAAATACCTGGCCAAGCATTTTTGGCCTAAAGATGCATCTTTTAAAACTGATAATTGGATGTTATTATTTATGCTAATATTATATTAGgaagattatttaaatttgtggcGTGCTATCATATCGTTGGTAATAATATCTGCTAAAagttttacacaataaaaaaaaacatattgtgatttcattgaaagcagtctattttgtatatatttgcaCTTACATGAGCttattttttgttacttttttattttgtaagttaCTCTTTACAAAATGGACAAACactttctactgaatgtataaaaacaccgttatatttatactaaataaaccaCATTTATATTGCAGtggtatattcttgaaattatattCAATGTTGTGAATTCAATTTTAAGAGATATTCGTagaaaatattgtaataacaaaaaaaattattatcattattattaaagttACCGGGTTTTTTGGAGAAAGGAAAAAGCCTTCATTGGGTGTTATATGTTGGGTGCAATAAGCATTTGGACAATTTGAAAAcccaaagaaaaaaattaaggaaaaaatTGACTGGTTAGATGTTTGGTCTCAGTATTATTATGCAAACTATGCTTGCAGTACAATATAGAAGAACCCTTTATAGAAATAAATGCAATCTTTTATTTTTGCTTCCTTTGAGTTGACTGATTTTCAACCCACtgctatattttaatattaaaaatgaattGAACTTTTCTGTAAAATCACTTTTTTCCAAGACAAGACAGCAGCCTATTCTTATATGCTGTGTTTATGCATGTTTACAGGACGACTGATGGCCGAAGCAACATAAGAAGTGAACCTCACCACTGACCACCTCGACATACCTGACAGTACTAAAAAGCTGCAGTTAGAAACCAGACAGACTACAGAGACAGATGTAACCtctttacagacagaaaacaacaaCAAGTCAGAGTATACTGGCTTGTTTATTATGTGACCTCTTTATTGAAACGCACAAAAGAATGGCAGTGATCTTAAGTAACCTCATGCTTTAGGCTTGTATTCTTGTCTGAAGTGTCACGATTTGATAATGTATTAAACATATGAAATATCAAACTTGAAACTTTTGAAAGTTTCAGTGTTTTCAATTATACTCAATTATACTATAACATAATGTTGCATTTATTCATTAaattgttcaagtcaataatatTATTGCTTGGTTGATTGTGTATAGAACAAACAGTATTATGATTATATGACCCACTTAATATCAGTAGTAACCATGAATGTGATGTAGGTAAATAGGCTAAATGGATTTTGAGGGTTCACTTACAAAATGGACCATATCTGGGCTGGATTCAGATCCGGATTCCACCTGGTCTGGCACTAGAACAGACCAGGACACAAGTTAGGCATGGCACATTACCTGTCTTATTATATATTCTATTGTTCTGTAAcattaattagctgatacacagaCAGTACTATTCTAGCACACTATCATTAATATAAACACGCAGACTGACCAATGCCACCAGAGCTAGCCTCTCTCATCTGTTTACCACTATCCTCATCTGGACCAGCTCCATTGCACCTAGACATCTAGCAACAACACTGCAACAACCCCAGTGATGCAAAAGAAACCTTTCCTTTACATATACgtgcaatttattattatttttttatgagtaATAAGAAGACCCCTCCAACCTTAAATGCaccttttatattaaacacagtgtacaTATAACcttcttgtatttcagttaaggaaaagtgtaaaatatgtaaattactGCCACATAAAAGCTGAGTgttcagcagtctaaagcactgccacaatgatcaggagatcactggttcgaatcccggtcatgcagagttctttctgacagaagcaaatttatatctactgagattccctctggcagcttttatatgtaaatatgtacaatCTCCATGATCCcattttaaaaattgcattaaaacagtaattttgaTTGatcaaattaatctgattaacctttttgtctgcattgcaaaaaaaagcaaaaaatccATAAAGCTAGCTAGAAATACTCTGCAATTTGTGTTTGTTAAaatgttaactgttttctgttttttaatcaatatttatacattttataaattataaatttaatataattttataaattatacattttataaattaaatatatacatttgtttCTGGTTGTTCTACTGTTCAACTATATAATGAACTATCCTCTTAAATAGTCATAACAAATTCTCATGAGTAACACAAATATTTTAGTAAGGTGTCGATATTTATACTGATGCATAAACACATTTTGTCCAGAATGCGGTTCACTGAACTGAAATCATAAGATTACTAAATGGGTTATATTTTGTACAACTCTAGCTAGGCCTATGCAGCTAACAGTTTTCCCTGCTTTGCTTACAATTGTCAAATatgcaatatgtaatatttttctCCAGGTCAGTTTACTTTAAGTTACTTTAGGTAAGACCTTATTGGATTTGaaagaaaatcattttaaagCTCACAAACTGCCCTGCACCCTTACAGAATGCCACTATATATCCAGTCATTTATATTATTAGACAATATTCATTTTAGTTAGCATTGTGTTTATACATATTTAAGATAAACTACTTATTGTACCTTTAACACAAAAAATAGCTCATTAAAAACAGTGTAGATATGTTTGactgggcactgtgggcagggctTATGCAGATCTAGCGTCACATGGGTCTGTCCCAAATATACACCTTTTTTACACTAGTGCACTTGATTAAGGTCTCGTGCCCTTTACTCTTTCACCCACGTGGTTGATGTGAAGTGGAGAGTGGGTGGAGGGGGTTTGGGACAGGCcctgttgtgttgtgttgagtcTGGAGagcagagagaaggaggagatTGGAGAAAAGCAGTCTTTTTattgggtgaaaaaaaaaataccgcGAATATCGCATGCAGGCGCGCGCTGTGCTGGAGCATTCATAgatacacacacaaagagagacacGCAGAGAGAGCTCCAGCAACATTTTAAACGGTATAACTTCTCTAAAACTGTACAGATATATAACAATGCCAGCCACGTCTGAGCTCCTGCACGGGTCGGGCGGTGAAGCGGTGGAGGAGCCGGTTAAGGAGAAGAGCGCTGATCCTGCTGCTCATTTCTCTCTGTTCTGTGATGAGCGCGGATATCTGAACCAGATCCAGTACATTCTACAGAACGGAGTGAAGAAGGGAGACCGGACCGGGACCGGGGTCGTGTCTGTGTTCGGGTTACAGGCCAGATACAGCCTCAGAGGTTGGTTACACTCTAATATGGATTAAATAGTCAATCTACACTTTATACTTGTCTGTAGAATCAGTTTTCTGTATAATAACTAACCCAGGGACTCTGGAATCTGGTGTTCTGAACAAGTTTTGTAGCTTGAAAAACTGTGCTACTCTAGTGGATAAAAATTAGACCATAAAAAAGGACCATATTAGAAAATGCTTCCAGGCAAAAGAAGTCTAGATAGGATTTTTTAATAGGCTAAATAACTATTAAGTGACTTTTAGGTCATACAACtaacttttttaaagtttattttttacttttttaaacgtTTTATTCTTGTAAAATTGACATTTAcagttgtgtaatattttaaGCAGGTTGTTTTTAATGCACCCCAGAAAAAATGATTTaccataaaaaacatgaaaacataaaaaaaaagagggTGTGCGCATGCGTAGTGCCGCAAACATAAATGGATAGCCATATTCGACAGAACACCACCAATAGCATGGTGGACCTTAATGGTAGTcttgatagctagttagctaacttagcGTTACCCAAGTGTGTGTAACTTAAATGATAAAACGCAGCGGTCATGGGAAGCTCTAAATATGCATTAACTAGCTTACTAAAAAGGTTCTCATTGTTTATTTTCGCCTGACACCGAGAAAAACAGCTGTTCATGTTGTTACACACAAGCTCAAATTCTGAAATTGTGTGTCAAGGCACGTTATTAGTTGTTTAGCTGTGTTTGTGTAACGTTACATTTCTCTTCTTTAACCTCACTAAGTTACAGCTGGAATAGCTTGTATAGACTTAACTTAATGTAGGTTAGCCAACTCCACTGTACCGTTAGCTAAATGTGACTTATTTTGAATTTGACTGTTTGAGAAACCTCCTTAAGCTTGTCAGCTTCCTTGTTTGAGAAATCCCGCCATCAGTGCTTGTGTGTAACCCCACCTCTCCCTGTTAACCCTGTGTAGATCAGTTCCCTTTACTCACCACCAAGAGAGTCTTCTGGAAGGGGATCTTAGAGGAGCTGCTGTGGTTCATAAAGGTAAGTTTAAAATAGTGACAGAATTCACTTCAGAAACACAAAGCTACTGCTGCATTGTAAACTTCTTAACCTACATAACCCTGCCTAGGTTAGCTGCTTTACTAGAGTCTAGTCTAATAATATAAGAATTTATTTTTGTCTTCTGTTtcggcctgtcatgataattacattatcagccAAAACAGGCACGTACACCATTTAGAGCTGAAGGGATTTTAGTTTAAAAGTAGTAAAACTAGTATGAAATCAATATAAATACAAAGGTTTAAAATGGCTACTTTTTAAAGAGTAGCAAGTAGCTGTCTTTAACCTTACAAGCACCTTGTTCAGTATAAAAGCTGCAAAAAAACTCCTTTAtcagttaaaatataaaaatcacttccACAGGTTTTTACAGGTTTCAGACCGAAGCGTTCTATTAATATTCCTGTCTGGCAGGGtctgtatgtaaagatgtactATTGATGTAATATTGATTATCCCATTTTAAAAATTCCAGTCATCCAAATTAGTTTGATTAAACTATTAGAGCTCAGGCCCATTTGTaaatattgataccaaattcaCAATTTAAACAGATAAATTCAACTAGTATTTTGAGTTTGTTCTACAAATCTTATCAGAACCAGTTCTATAGAATGTAAAATCTTTACATTACTGGTCAACTGGTTGGAACAGACTTGTAGAAGCAAAAATATACTTATAAAATTAGCTAGTTTTATATCCTTCACTTACCCAGCACACTTGTGTTCTGTAAGTAAGGTCAGATGAACGAACACCGTTCatacactgtcctgtagtgatgctttCAGTATGTGTCATAGGAACTTCTTGAGGTAAAGTTTGGATTAGTACTGAATGTAAAACTAGCTACTTTTAAGAGTATCTTTGCTTTCTCTTCTTGTAGGGTTCAACAAATGCCAAAGAGCTTTCAGAGAAAGGTGTAAAGATTTGGGATGCGAATGGGTCACGGGACTTCCTGGACAAGAGTGGATTTACTGAGCGGGAGGAGGGAGATCTAGGACCTGTATATGGTTTTCAGTGGAGGCACTATGGTGCTGAATATAAAGACATGCACACAGGTAGATCTGCTGTTTGCTTTGATGTATTGCACAGATAAATATTAAACCCAGCTAATAACTAAAACCAGTTAATTGATGCTCCAATGATGCTTGACCACTGAAATACACACTGTGTGGCAAAAAAAATGGGACACCagcttatttattattctttctctttagaattaaaagtattaaaaatagtttgttCTTCTTTTGTTACATAACAAAATGGGTAAATTCCTGTATTGTTCATGGAatagttcatgtttatctgctctgaaGACTCTTTGGAGTATTCTGTTTATGTTCTATTGGGAATACTTCTGTAAAggcactagacaagctgtatgtgctttttgcacatctgtgtatTTTCTTTAGATGACATGTTGCTGATAACTAATTGCTTGTCTTGTAATTAGATTACTCTGGGAAAGGTGTTGACCAATTGCAGAAAGTCATTGACACCATTAAGTCCAATCCAGAAGACAGGAGGATCATTATGTGTGCTTGGAACCCTAAAGGTACTGAAGAAAATGCATGCAACACACAACACCAGAGTGCCTGTTTTAAAGTGGACAATACTGTCATCTGTTCACACTCACTCTTGCTTTTTTCAGATTTGCCTCTGATGGCTCTTCCACCCTGCCATGCTCTGTGCCAGTTCTATGTCTCTGAGGGTGAACTGTCTTGCCAGTTATACCAGCGCTCGGGGGATATCGGTCTGGGTGTTCCATTCAATATCGCAAGCTATGCCCTTCTGACATACATGATAGCACACATCACAGGACTCAAGGTAACTTGCACTACACTGAGTTCAGTATACTgaacataaataattgtatttatcttTTGCTTGTTCTAGGTACTGTAATGTAAATCTCACTGAAGTGTTTCTGTGGTCTGAATATGCCAAGTTGACAATGACCAGTCGCATGTAAGGACTAACAGGCTTGAAACTTGATTTCTTTAAAATGGTTATTATAAGAACTcgtatgccaggttcacactacacgattttaacAATTTTTTAGTCGCAGACAAAAACTTTGCTTGGAGGCAAATTGGAGATCTCTCTGATCTCGCACAGTTGCATAGTTTGAACTACTAAAAGACGCTCTCCGAGCATTTATAGTTTGTGTCCACTTTCTGCTACCCCTTtcatatcagtaaatgactgttaaactctagagagAGCCTGTTGATTTAACGGAACTAAAAAAAGTGCActtgtgaaaacacccttaaatcaATTCCTAATCTGTTTTGGTTCCTCATTAAAGACCTCActatgatagaaaaaaaatactgttctTCTTAACCCTGTTGGAAAGTGATGTCTGTATTTGTATTGATTTTgatatattttcttttctccGTTTCAGCCTGGTGATTTTGTACATACTCTTGGTGATGCCCACATCTACTTGAATCACATCGAACCTCTGAAAGTTCAGGTATGTtgtgtatataatacatatatggtcgctgttcaatgaaaaaaaaaatgtatctccaaaatggcgacatcacaggagagagataaacctatgtaacttttaatggaagtttcTGTTGATccattcctcatttttttttttgtgtcacagTGTAAGTGACAGTTTGTGTGCTCAAAGtatgtggtaaactaaaaatccacaaaaaatacttgtttttcattggacaacatacatttgtgtatttttaaagcCTTGAATTTTATGCTCAAGTTCAGTTTCACTTTGCTTCTGCAGCTTCAGAGGGAACCTCGCCCTTTCCCCAAATTGAAGATTCGTCGCACTGTGGAACGCATTGATGATTTCACAGCCGAGGATTTTGAGATTTGTGGCTATGATCCCTACCCCACTATAAAGATGCAGATGGCAGTATAAAAACCACAAACTCTCGGCTTGAGGGAGTagtgtttttaaaacatgtttctgTAATTGTATCTAATGTGTGATGGATGCGTTTGTTGATGATTGGTGCTGGTTTTTGTATGTGGTTACTGAGGAAAACAATGTAAATATTTGTGTACTAAtgtacatttttctttattttatttttttttataattttattgtttttaaggtTTATAAAATTGCActtgaaataaacatttttcaactTTATCCAGTTTGGACAGTATAAATACTGTTTGGACAGTAACTGTGTGGGTCCCCTGCACACTGAATGTGAACTGAAATTTCAAATAGCAAGAAGTTGTGGGACTGTGGTGATGCAAACATGAGCTGACTTTAACTTAATACAAATTACAAGCTGCTGCCACGCCGACCAGTCAGGCAAAAGCAACGTTCTTTGTGTGTCAAGACCAGTATCTGACTACATAGGTTTGAATGCATGATATGGATGTGAACCAAGCAAGCATGGGTATGTTTCTAGGGCTTATAAAGTGCAACAGCTACCATAACCCTCTTTTTCTGGTAAAACTGCGGTCCCTAATTTAGTGTAATTAATCCCCATGTTTATGGGTGAGTACTGTTTTGGAAGCCATAatattaataaaggaaaaaaagaagactatttaaaatattttaatccatttaaaagTGCCCACTGCCTTTTTTTTCAGAACCAAGTTTCTAAGAGTAATTTGAGTATGATTGATAGCCCTTTGCACACTGTGGTCTGAGGTGCTGGCAAAGGAAGCAGACAAAGGAAATCAATAATGTGTGCGGTAAACACACCTAATAGTGAACAATGACAATTAGAAAGTAGAAAAAATACACTTTGAATTTCAGCTTAAATGTGAAATTTATTGAAAAAGTGGAAAATCCTCTAAAGAAAATTTTAGTAGCTCATAGAAAAGTAAACATTATTCTAAAATCAGAATTCTTAATGTCCCTTatcaccttttttattattaacaaatAGGAAAGTGTCCATAAACAAGACATACAGTGCAAAATTAAGCTTCACCATTCATAGATTGATTTAGAGAGTAAAAAACACAGACTGAACTACAAAATCAAGGTTTTAAGGCATCCATTATTACAGTAGTTTAGCTGTAGTCAGTTAAAGATCGAACATGTTAAGATCATTTCTTCTCCAGTATAGATTTCCACACCTCTCCATCAGGAAACTGGTGCTTCTTCACAGATTCTTCAAACATTTCAGTTGAATATCCAGGATCCTGTTGGGACACATAGAACACGAGAACACTGAGATTGGATTATGCCATCTTTTACAAGATGTAtatccatttttaattttctcctTAATTTAAACTGTAACAGCTCTGctctgtgtaaatagtgtaaaatagTCTGGAAATGATATTAAACAATTGCATTAAAGTATTATTATGCATTTACAggttaaaaaccaaaaaaaaaaaaaaagttaaatcatctTTTTTACTGGAAAGTAACATTTATGTAAAGTACTATGAAATTTAAAATCACTAAACAGCTTCTTCTATACTTAGTCAGAGATCATGGAGTCACTTATTAGCTTCCACTTTAAAAACCTAAATGGACCAGTCATCTGTATTGATGTCTTATGGATGAAACGATCATGGGCTCATATTGAAGAAGCTGTAAGATGTTTTATTCAAGTACTTGTGAAATATTTAAACTGCCTGCAGCAGAGgaactgaactgctttactgcAGTAAACAAAAATCACACATTTGTTCACTTCTTGTCAGTGAGATGTTGAGTGTTGATCACAAGTTCATCGCAGATAAATGGAGCAGCTGTTGGGCAATTTTAAGGACTTAAGGTACTTGAACAACAGTTCAATAATGGATGGACTGAAAGACTCACCTTAGGAGGCATGTAGTGTGCGTTTCTGATCAAGGTGGGGCTTTTAAAATGCTCATGAAGGTGGTCAACATATTCACACATCCTGTCAGAAGATTCAATAGATTCATTTGAATGCAGTTACATCAGAAGAAGCAATAGTTTAATTATCATTATATGTGGTACATGTGGAAAAAGAGATGAGAAAGGGCAACATATTACTACAGAATTGTATTACTTCAACAACTGTGCTAGATGTTACTtaacaccaataaaaaaaaatcaaaatatcaaaatatacaCTTATTAAGTCCTCAGCTGGAGTTTTTTAGTGGCTGCTTGCATTGAACATTTTAAAGGCTATGCTTAAGTCCAGGAAATTAAAATAGCTGTTAAACTGCTCTTGGCTGGGTTTCCCCAACATCTTTGCACAAACAAAATTCTTAAATATTCGAGCAAACATAACCGAACAGATTATCTTAACCCTATGACCCCGTTTATAAtttgtaagagaccacttacaaattacgagtttctttgattttactaaattaaaaaaacctctgaaacataatcaggatgaagatggatgatcacaaccataaaacaaagctgaactgcttgattttttgcacctgAAGTGGGATAAAggtatacaaaagcagtgtgtaagactggtggaggagaacatgccaagatgcataaaaactgtgattaaaaaccagggttattccaccaaatattaatttatgaactcttaaaactttatgaatatgaacttgttttctttgcattatttgaggtctgatagctctgcatcttttttgttatt is a genomic window containing:
- the tyms gene encoding thymidylate synthase, translated to MPATSELLHGSGGEAVEEPVKEKSADPAAHFSLFCDERGYLNQIQYILQNGVKKGDRTGTGVVSVFGLQARYSLRDQFPLLTTKRVFWKGILEELLWFIKGSTNAKELSEKGVKIWDANGSRDFLDKSGFTEREEGDLGPVYGFQWRHYGAEYKDMHTDYSGKGVDQLQKVIDTIKSNPEDRRIIMCAWNPKDLPLMALPPCHALCQFYVSEGELSCQLYQRSGDIGLGVPFNIASYALLTYMIAHITGLKPGDFVHTLGDAHIYLNHIEPLKVQLQREPRPFPKLKIRRTVERIDDFTAEDFEICGYDPYPTIKMQMAV